The following coding sequences lie in one Deltaproteobacteria bacterium genomic window:
- the argJ gene encoding bifunctional glutamate N-acetyltransferase/amino-acid acetyltransferase ArgJ, with protein MNHEFVVPGFLANGIHCGIKENGYKDLGMIFSIQPASAAGVFTKNAFKAAPVLLDMERIQRGEGQAVIANSGVANAATGIEGLQDAREMSLMASRQLGIRDELVYVASTGVIGYRVPISKIRKGMPRLVTGLKEDGFSQAEEAIMTTDKRPKMSLAKGVIDGREITVCGLAKGAGMIEPHMATMLAFIMTDANIESGTLDKLFRSSVDRSFNAITVDGCMSTNDTALILANGQSGLKPLNGSRNIQIFKTMLDDVLSQLSFSMVQDGEGATKVIELRVEEAKSRMDARRIAYAVANSNLVKTAFYGGDPNWGRIIGAIGAVKETIPVNAVRVTLNHVVIFADGRGIDGHESELKEIMALPHIRVLIQMGMGKAHFQLLASDLTHEYVTINAHYHT; from the coding sequence ATGAATCATGAATTTGTTGTACCCGGTTTTCTCGCCAATGGTATCCACTGTGGTATCAAGGAAAATGGTTACAAGGATCTGGGTATGATTTTTTCTATACAGCCGGCATCCGCCGCAGGGGTTTTTACGAAAAATGCTTTCAAGGCCGCACCGGTGCTGCTTGATATGGAAAGGATTCAAAGAGGGGAGGGCCAGGCGGTTATTGCGAACAGCGGCGTCGCCAATGCGGCGACCGGTATTGAAGGTCTTCAGGATGCACGCGAGATGTCTCTCATGGCCTCACGCCAATTGGGCATTAGAGATGAACTGGTCTACGTGGCTTCGACCGGTGTCATCGGGTATCGGGTGCCGATCTCCAAAATCAGGAAGGGTATGCCGCGACTGGTTACGGGTCTCAAAGAAGATGGATTTTCGCAGGCTGAAGAGGCGATCATGACGACCGATAAAAGGCCCAAAATGTCCCTGGCCAAAGGCGTCATCGACGGACGCGAAATCACGGTTTGCGGACTGGCCAAGGGTGCGGGGATGATTGAACCCCATATGGCTACAATGCTCGCGTTTATTATGACCGACGCCAACATTGAAAGCGGTACCTTGGATAAATTGTTCAGAAGCTCGGTAGACAGGAGTTTTAATGCCATCACAGTTGATGGATGCATGAGTACAAACGACACGGCGCTCATTCTTGCCAATGGGCAAAGCGGCCTCAAACCTTTGAATGGATCGAGAAATATTCAGATATTTAAGACCATGCTGGACGATGTCCTATCCCAACTCTCTTTTTCGATGGTCCAGGACGGAGAAGGGGCTACCAAAGTCATTGAGTTGCGGGTGGAAGAAGCGAAGAGCCGGATGGACGCTCGCAGGATAGCCTATGCCGTGGCCAATTCAAATCTCGTAAAAACAGCCTTTTACGGGGGTGATCCAAACTGGGGGCGTATCATTGGAGCAATCGGGGCCGTAAAGGAAACGATTCCCGTGAACGCCGTTCGGGTGACCCTCAACCATGTCGTGATTTTTGCAGATGGCCGCGGCATTGACGGGCACGAATCAGAATTGAAGGAAATCATGGCATTGCCGCACATTCGCGTCCTGATCCAGATGGGAATGGGAAAGGCGCACTTTCAACTTTTGGCCTCCGATTTGACTCACGAATACGTCACAATCAATGCCCACTATCATACCTGA